AATGTGGATAGGAGGATGCACTGATcacttgcaatgagcaatgtgGGCAGACAGTCAGGGCTATTCGATTTTAGTAAGATATTCTGATTTTCTAATCAGATATGGCCTGCAGTGTAAACAAAACCCTACCTGCTCTATTTTAACAAATGTTCCTTCCTGCTGCACGATTCTACTATCTGACTTCTCACAACAGGCCGGACAGATGGCAAACAGGGCCATGAGCTCCTCTTggcaaacaatgaatttgtcAATGCCACTACAAcaaaaaagaggggggggggggggtgtcagtcAAACTACAGATGCACGAAAATGAAAATTCAAAGTTGGTCTATGTTGGCTTTAAATTATCTCACTTTTGGTGGGGGTCACAAGTTTGAGATGGCTCCTCACAcaacacctcctcatcctcctcagacATCTGGTCTCCTGGTACCCATGATGCATCACTGATGACAGAGAGATCATCTTCTCCATCCGTTGGGTCAGGACTAGTGAGGGGGGTGAAAGTTTGTGTCCCCATGCTGACCATCTTGGGCTTCAGGTTCACTTGCACAGCTGTGGCAGAGTCAATAAACATACCCAAACAGATGACAATCATGGCAAATCTAAGCGGTTATGTTTTGATCTAGGTTATGTATTAATTTTAGCAAATTTTAGAAATTTCCTGCATGCATATAATTTGGCAACGTATGTTTTAGACAGCATATCAACcactaaaaaaataacaagattTACCGTGAGACCTTCCAAGGGGCTTCAAAATACATTGTGTCCCAGTGTCACAAGTGGAGTAGGGCAAGGGGTCCTCTACCGTAGCAGCATTGACACCGTCCGTGGTCTCACACGGTGAGGCATCTTTCAACATCTTGCGTAAATAAATTAGCGTCAGCGACACAGTCACGTCTAAATACATATGAAAGAGGACCGTAATAGTCACTTTCCATCAGGAAAAGGGCAATTAAATCCATCAACtcaatagaacacacacacacacacacacacactgttgtgaaAGTCGCTTGATGAGCGCCACTGATCCAAACACTAGCCATGGCGCTTTCTAGTTAGATATGACAAGCTTTTGGACATTTACTTCAGGacaattttgttttggttcatatTCATGAATCACGAAATGTTCTTTTCTAATGTCAGACTGATCATGACGAGTCATGAAGGTAGTGGAGGCGGTGTCAAAGGGAATACGGTATGTAGTATACACAGGGCTAGCTAACGCACAGCTTGTAAACATTAGCATGAGGCTTACCATAGCCAGCTTGCGGTTGGCGGCACTGATCTTGGTGCCTCTCGGTCTCGGGGCAGGGCAGGCAGAGAGATGCGTGTGCACAGAAGGCACGGCGTTCGGAATAAGCTGTGCCAGCCTCTTTAACCCGAGAGATACCATCCTGATATCCCCTTGGTCGTAATCTTCCTCCGTGAAATGAGCGCTGCAGACCTTGGAGTTCTTAGTGACCGAGGGAATAGAAAAATCTGCCCGTCTAACGCGGACAAACTGTACCCACTGTCTGAGGGTTGCCTTGTCCTTCGGAAAGGCATGGACCCTGTGTCCTGTTCTGCTAGAATTATTACACCCAGCACAAACACAGTTGTACACCATTCTAAAGCTACACCTACCTACCCACCTACCTAACTCGCTATGCTACACCTACCTACCCACCTACCTAACTCGCTATGCTATGCTAactgtctgtctccctatctctcggtctatatctatatcggtctatatatctatctattctgtctatctctatctatctatatgtctatccatctatctatctaggctatctatatatgtatctatgtatttatctcttACTTATctgtctcttatctctctcgtACTCTCTACTCTCAATGGGTCTCGAAGGGCTACGTCTGTCGTCTCCCTACCGTGACGTCATGCAACGGTTTCCGGGAGAAATGAGAAGCTATCGCAAACCGCTCCAACCACTTTTTCGTATTAaattccgttttgtgatacccaaccacattaaatacaataggtaaccattcaaatgtttattaccaacaagcaaatggCGCAAatccgaaaaaaataaaacctgcaccatggcctttaatatatttagtaatattcatgcaattgtgtattatgtcttgttacttaatcgtcaaatcccgccggcgagaaagtttgaaagcttagaatctcaggaTTGTCAACCAATGTCAACCATTCggtggaataaatatgtttagtgaatatagatcaaatatatcctagtgtcttaggtcaaaatagcccccctcaccctcccccacccttggtGCATTCTTACTTtatcgtcgttgtggatatccttagcaatgagttgatacttcatgttgggtcttgaaatgttcataagagtctacagaaatcgaatatcaatattatattagtctaattacattgtgtatatgcacaagccatcttatacaaagcagccgaaaaatagaaaaccgaaaagctgcaatgtttttttgtagaaaactgcTTTTATGTTTATACTGATTTTCTTTGACTTTTAGAGACACCATCAATATACAAGTTATAGCCTACTCCATGGCTGGTCTATTGCACTACTAGGGCCTACTTTTACTATTCCATTGTATTAGCCTATTAGCCTCAACATTACAGACAACAATGATTGTTGTCTGATTGTTGTAAAACAGATTGaatctgttttatttccagacaaaactgaagaccaggaactggtgtggtagaaattagtgagtatattctatggtaaaccatgattattaataggttttatattttaaatagtggaaagcattGTGTTTGCAGAATCtggattcagaacagatggtgcacAGGAATGTATAGGGAACTGGGGGGAAGCTAAGTTGACCTCAGCCTTTTtagccttgggtcatcttggctaatgAGGTTGATCCATGCAGACCACTGAACTGGgcagttgataacatgctgtgaCGAAGATTGACGGGCGGAAACCCCGTTGTGACTCCATTGTAAACAAAGAAATTCCTATACGTGTATAAGTGAGGCtgcagcccaatgtggggccagtgactttgcaaacctactcaggctgttgtcgttgttgtttttctgcacgataaagtcttttgtcaattcttgctccggacccctcgatttcttttgcactctctctcttaaattagtctaagtgttttaaatctcggttAATCTTCAATACTGGAACCTGGGAACCTggtatgtaatatgtgtgtaatgctggaggttgtatgtaGCCAGATAAAATAGTCTGATGACTAGTTGAATAGTGTTTTTTATCACTGAAAACTCATCAGTAGGCCTAGTAGTAGCCTTTGTTTGCATACCATTTTGTGGTTTTGGGAGAGTAGGGTGTCAAGTACAGACACAAATaatttttccttcttcttcaagAAAGATGATGTTGTCCTGAAAGACACAATTCAGGCAGCAGCATGGTGCCAGTTACAGTCCTTCAAGGACAGCGTTTCTCTCCCAGAGGTCATTGGGATGGAAGGTTGGGAGCAGATGGCAGCATCAACACAGCGCAAATCCCATGACGGCGGGGATGAGGAAGAAACGTGGAAACCATTCCAATTCTCATTCAGATTACATACTGATATGAACTGTTCTGTGTGGAGATGATGGACAGGAGAAACCTGAAGGTGTTTGCCTCTTTTGAGTcaaacacctctccccctccccgtgaCGCCTGAGCCACACGACTCCAATGTAGTCTGATGATGCAGCATAATGGCGGCGCTTGGCAGCTATGGCGGCGGTGACGGCGATGTCGGGCGACAGAGAGTGAAGCGAGAGTGGCGTCCACCTCACTGAGGAAGGCGTcagtgtgttccccccccccgttgagactttgtttgttctactctttattgatttatcttttatgttaatagtttacaatctattttttgtagttgttattttttaattgttttggcTTAATAAAAAGACAGTTGTTAGTGCTCCTGTGATTGGTGTAACTTAATGTGCTTCACACATGTAGCTTTTCATTATGTCTATTGAGGTACATTTTTTGCCCTTAGATGTGGTCACTTCGTTATTCCTCACATTACATCTGTTAAGGTCATACCTTTGGGTCCCAGTCTTCATAGTTCCCCAAATCTTATTTTGGCTCTTACTGGGCCTGTAActctcacagacagacgggtacaggAGTTCGCACACGTTGCATTGTTTACAGGCAAGGGTGGATTAttgcacgggcacaccgggcacatgcccaggggcccaagggcggtGGCGGGCCCTAAGCCAGAGCTTTGTGTGAAGTCgctgttagtaacttttaatgttgcattgtcgaagcaatcagagaaatacaaaaattcaagcgaaaacagcaatagtattaatactgagtaaaaaaataaaagatcactagggggcactatttcagttagtGAATTTGAGACTGGTCACGAACAAGGCACTgtgatttaaacatggagcaacggcgaacggtTGTAACGTGAACTCTTAAGTGGAACCTAAATAGGTCCAGTGGAACatctcagcaaaaaaaaaataaacaagagaaaatgtatttgcaaGTCGTTTAGGCTATGCTTAACTTTATAATAGTTCCATGGTACGCAGCAAGTACCCAGTCACATCTCCTGTACCATCTGTTtgtataatttaattaacagcATGGACTCCCGCTAGCTTAACATAGTATTACCGTTTACTCTTGCATTAACAAGAGCAGCGGAAATCTGCTCAATCGTCTCGATGTGGACTGAGtggccgccccctccatgtggactaagttcccgccccctccatgtgggcgtagttcccgccccctccatgtggactgagtgcccgccccctccatgtgggctccgtctgcgggtacgccccgtgcccactacctccgtcagttgaccgttgcccattgactttgaatggggacggacgcgcaatgcattgtggatccgtccgttcagttggagcgttcgccaccgtcagaaagttgaaaaatgttcaactttttcggcagcgacggttccgtcatccaatcagatcgcgtatgcaaatttaagcactgtgacgcgactcgggctctgacgatactggaaagcggaaaagcgggtcatcttgcctcgcaacaagcaggaagaagcgggaagaacccggcgaagcgatttgattggctgacggatgcctctgcaaagactactcccccatccgtcagccacgccttcccacgtccgttgactgacggtgcagtgggcacgaggcgacgccccgtgcccactacatgcgtccgtcgactgatgtgggaaggcgtggctgactgatgggggagtagtctttgcagaggcatccgtcagccaatcaaatcgggttcttcccgcttcttcctgcttgttgcgatgcaagatgacccgctttccatgcagtatcgtcagagcccgagtcgcgtcacagtgcttaaatttgcatacgcgattgTTACGTCCCCCGCTAGCGGAAGGGGTGGCAACATAAAACCAGATGTCTTTGGTTAACTGGaagttgtttatttgtttatttagccCAGAGCATGGGATAAGTTCCCGTGTAGCAATTAACAAGAACCTCGATCAACCAACAAATCCATTCGAAGACCCAATATGGCAAGCTTCATATCCAAGGCCAGCTGCCGCCGTGCTTTATCCTCCCGGATCCTCGGCCCTCCGAtgcagcagccaatcacgtccGGGGACAGGCAcatcaaaattaacataatggtCAACAAATCACACGCGGGGAAAAACACATGATCATTAGCATGAGCATCGACAAACTGAGGATTTTACCCATGAGGGCGGGGTGTCAATCAGCAACCgtacagcgatctgattggatgacggatccgtcgctgccaaaaagttgaacatttttaaactttctgacggagccgaaggctccaacggaacgtacggatccacaatgcattgcgcgtccgtccccattaaaGTAAATGGGGATCACGcaacggacgcatgtagtgggcacggggcgtaacgcctcaatgggcaacggtcaactgacggaggtagtgggcacggggcggtgctttgagagggggaggggccgcgcagGCAACCGCTGCTCGTTGTGAAGAGATAATAGCGATACgtgctttcacctcaaaaagtcgccaaaagtcACTAAAACCAGAAAAACAAGCTAGATTTGTCGCTTGtcgcttttttttaaaaaaaagtcgCCAAAGGGGGCTGAAAAGTCgctaaatatagcgacaaaatcgctgagttggcaacactggctgaaaggagtcgtagtgaaacaaatgttgtttagGCCCCGcattcgagagggcctagtacacggctccgttaacttgtcgtgtccgaggtttttccttttacttaacatgacgttgatggtttttaggcactgtggtatTTATGAGTAGCGTTAACGTAGCTTACTATGAATGATGAAATGGAGCTTCGCATGATGTTGCTTTATTGCTGGACAGCTGAACAGCGTCGTGCCCCGGGCATCACATCCGGTTCGCGTTTATACTACTGTAATGACGTAAACAGTACGTGCAAGCTTGTGAACATTAACATTGATTCAGACTACTGGCGTGATCTGAATATTAcatcacttctttttttttttttttacttcaactGTTGAACTTGTCTGTCACTTCCACTTCTGGTTACTTTGAATTAACTAAAACATCCACTTGGTCTGTAAACAACATTAAACACAATTAAATGAACAATCAAATTGCTTCAGTGTAATGCATCAAGTAAGTGCTTTCACAAATGCCATTTCAAATATAAAACAGAATcacatttgtaaacactttCAGATTCAGAAACTTGTCTACAGATAAATCTCTTTCGTTGCCTGTTTTCTCAGGCTGTATCAAAGTCATTGAGGTACTGTGGAGGCTGTCGGTGCCTAGCGGGGTACCTTTCCACCACTGGGTCTGTGTCAGCGGTGACTCCTCCATCCTCTTCTTCTGTTGCAGATGTGTCACGCAGGGCAGGGTGGAGCTTCTTGAAGAAGGAGGAGTTTCTTGTCACTCTGTGTCCCTTACGCTCAGCCGTGACCATAGAGCCCTTGACGGTGGTCACCCTGTACGGCTTAGGATTGTAGGCTGTAGTAAGTTTATTGTGCGGGTTGAGAGCACAACACCATTCATCTTGGCTTTGGCCTTGCGGTCTCTCCGGTGAAGATCCTCGTCTGGTCCGATAGGTGTGCTCACTGAAGGCATCTTTGTGTGGATTCTGCGCTTGAGCAGCAACTCAACGGTTGATGCTGTTGTGCTGTGTGGTGTTGCACGGTACTCACATAGGAAAGTGTAGAGATACTGCTTCCAAGGGATATTCTCCATGTGGGCAACACGGAGGCACTTTCCAAGTGTTCTCATGAACCTCTCTGCAGTTGCGTTTGCCTGAGGCCATAGTAGTGTGATTTTTCGATGGTGAAACCCCATGTAGGCCGCAAACTTGCTGAACTGCTCACCGTTGAAAGGGGGGCCGTTGTCGGTCTTCACCTTTCTGGTCCATGACAGGGATAACAGAATTTGCATGACTTCCACTACTACAGGTTACCGGGAGTACTCGTCCACGATAACTAGCAAGTGTTCACCTGTCGGCAATGGGCCGTAGAAGTCTGCACTGACAACTTGCCAGACTGTGTCGGGGAGGTCTGACATCTGCAGAGGTTCGTTGTGTGCTTCTGGTATATTAGCTTTACATGCCAAACAGTTTCTGACCATCGCCTCAGCTTGTCGATCGATGATTGGAAACCACACCTTCTCCCTCAGGAGGGCCTTTGTCTTTGTGATTCCCTGATGTGCCTCGTGTGCGAGCTGGAGGACCCTGTGCTCAAGTGAGGAGGGAATGATGATTCTGGAACCTTTTAGTATGATGTCATTTTCATGTGACACTGTGAGCTCTCTTTTCACATGTTCATATTGTCTCAGTACAGTGTCTTTTGTGAACGTGTGCCACGTATTGTTGTGTATGAGAGCACTGACCTTATGTAGTGTTTCATCTTTGAGTGTCTCACACTTGATTTCATCCAGAGTCATTGCTTTTGGTGTGTTATTCTGCATGATGAAATTCACGTATTCTTCAGCTACTTTTGTTGCACGTGTGTTTTTGGTAGGTGCTTTTGCTGGGATTGGGTGACGGGACATGTAGTCAGCCGGGTTGTCAGACCCTTTTCTGTATTTTACCTTGAGGTTGTACGGCTGCAGTCGAAGTCCCCATCGTTCGATGCGGGCGGGTGGCTTGGACCTCGGGTTGTTCCAAATGAGCTCGAGTGGCTTGTGATCCGTCACCATAGTGAACTCTTTGCCGTAGATGTAGAGATTAAAATGTTCGCAGATCCATACGATTGCGAGCGCTTCACGCTCTGTTTGAGAGTAGCGCCTCTACATCACTGAGCGCTCGGCTTGCATATGCAATGATGTGTTTCTTTTCTTTGTTCTTTTGCAGTAGTATTGCGCCTAATCCTACTGGACTAGCGTCGACGACGAGCTGTGTTTCCATGTTCGGGTCGAAGTATTCCATCGTTGTCTCACTGGTGAGACTCTCTTTCAGCATGCTCAGCGCCGTGTCCTGTTCCGCACCCCACTGCCATGGTGTGCTCTTCCTCGTGAGCTTTCTCAGCGGCTCCGTGACTGTAGCGAAGTCAGGAATGAAGCGTGAGCAGTAGTTCGGCATGCCCAAGAGGCTTCTTACCTCTGCTGCATCCTTGGGTTTGTCGGCTTGGCATATACTGTCGACCTTCTTCGGATCAGCTGAGATGCCGCCTTCTGAGAATATGAACCCGAAGAACTCTAGTCGAGTCTTGTTGAACTCGCACTTCTTTCGGTTCAGTGTGAGGCCGCGCTCTTTTAGTAGCTGGAACACAGCAGTCAGGCTCTTGTCATGATCAGCCTGTGTCGCCCCGTAAACGATAATGTCATCGCTGAGATTCTTCACTCCGGCGATGCCCTGAAGTGTCTGATTGATAGAATTTTTTAACACCTCTGCAGCTGAGGAGATGCCAAAGTTGAGGCGCATGTACCTCCTCAGTCCCAGGGGATGTAGTTCCAGCTGGTGGTATCATGACGTCAGATCCAGCTTTGAGAATACTGTCGCTCCATTCAGTTCGTGAATGACGTTGTCTATAGTAGGAGTCAGGTGACGCTCTCTTTCGATGGCTGTGTTTACCTGGCACATGTCGACACATATGCGCACCTTGTCTGGCTCTTTGGGCTTTGGTGGCGTTATGATGGGCGAGACCCAGGGCGTCGGGTCTGTCACTTCCTCAATGATGTTCTCGGCTTCGAGTTTCCGTAGCTCAGCTTCAACTTTCTCGCATACATGAAAAGGAACTCTGCGATGTGGCTGGCATGTTGGTTGTATGTCTGGGTTGATATGCAGCGTGAATTGAAAGTCTTTGAGCTTACCGATGCCATCAAACAGCTCGGGGTGGCTGTTCACAAGCTCATCTGCCACTGTGAGCCTAATTGGGGGAGGGCTGATAAAGTGTAAAATTTTGATCAACCCCAGTTCATCAGCTGTCTAGTAGCTGAGTAGGGAGCAGCCATCACCTTTGATCATGTAGAACGTTCCATCTATTTTGTTCTTGTTTCGCGCCTCCAGGCTGCTTGCCCCTGGGACGGGCAGCGCGTCTTTGGATCCATAGGCTAGTATCCAGAGATCTGTGTGCAGGAGGCGGGGCTGGACACTCAGGTTACTAAATGTCTTTTCACTGATGATGTTTACTGCAGCACCGGAGCTGGCACTGTGTCTCCATTCAGCTTGATTTTTGCTTAGTGAACCTGCTTAGTGTCTCTATTACTTTTAACATCTATGCATAACATTCATCACTGCTTGAGGAACACTCATGCTGAGCTGGTTCACTTTGTGTTTCTACCTGGTTGACTCTTTTTCTGTAGTATTTCTCGTATGTCCTTGTGTCTGTTTTCTGTTCCATGTGTTGTGGTTACGACCTGCACTGTCTTGCAAAGTGGTTTTGCTTCCCACACGCTTTACACTGTATGCCTCTTGCAGGGCATTCGTCTCTGTGTGGCCATTCACCACCACAGTTCCTGCATTGGGCGTTGCTGCCACCAACTGGACGTTTTTGGTATGCCTTCTTCTGGGGTTGTCTATGCACTTGATTCACTGCCACAGCGAGATTGGAACCCTCTTCCTTTCGACTGTAATTCAGACAGTTCAAGAGTCCTATCGTATTCAAGGGGTTCTTTTAATGTCTTATTAGTCTCCCTCAAACCGTATTTGCGCACCCTGGAGAACGTGCAGCTTTGAATGATTTGTGATTTTATTTCATTGTCCACATCACCAAACTCGCAGTGTTTCGCTAGCATGCGAAGTCTGGTATTATAAACATCTAGATTCTCATCAGGCAGCTGTGTGGCTTTCCTGAAAACGTAGACCTCGTACTGGACATTCTTTTTCGGCGAGAAGTAGTTGTTGAGTTTCGTTTTCACGCCTCTACAGTATACTTGTCTCCTTCTCCTGCCATTGTGTCGTAAATGTCGTGCACTCTTTCGCCGGCTATATGCCGCAAAAGGGCTTTCAATCTTGGATCTTTGGTTATGTTCATAGCCGTGGTGTAGTTCTCGAATCTCTGAAGCCACTTAGTCCAACGCGGTCCGATAGAGCTGGGTTCGTTCTCGGTATCGAACGGTGGTATGGATGGGCCGTGTGCTAGCATTATGTTGA
This is a stretch of genomic DNA from Gadus macrocephalus chromosome 23, ASM3116895v1. It encodes these proteins:
- the LOC132452706 gene encoding uncharacterized protein LOC132452706, with the protein product MYLDVTVSLTLIYLRKMLKDASPCETTDGVNAATVEDPLPYSTCDTGTQCILKPLGRSHAVQVNLKPKMVSMGTQTFTPLTSPDPTDGEDDLSVISDASWVPGDQMSEEDEEVLCEEPSQTCDPHQNGIDKFIVCQEELMALFAICPACCEKSDSRIVQQEGTFVKIEQVCACGYQRFWQNQPILNRNMPTCNLLLSGAIHFSGCLATQTLRMMTLFGLQCISASTFFRHQRRYTIPVIIQAWQNEQAKNFSDLKAMDGGLVVAGDCR